The DNA sequence CTATCGATTTAATAAAGACCACCCTTTTAATCATTTACGTTTGAGCTTAACATATGACTTACTAGAAAAAATGGGTGCCATCTCACCAGAGAATATTGTAGAACCTCGAATTGCTACTGATGAGGAAATCGCTTTAGTCCATGATGAAAAGTTTATTGATGCTGTGAAGAATGCTAGTAAAGGCTTATTAAGTGAAGCTGTTGCTGCAAATTACGGTCTAGGTACGGAAGATACACCTATCTTTGAAAACATGCACGATGCTGCAGCACTTCTCGTTGGTGGAACCTTAACCGCTGTCGACCTTGTAATGGAAAACAAAGTGAGCCATGCTCTTAATCTCGGTGGCGGCCTCCATCATGGTTTTCGGGGAAAAGCTTCAGGCTTTTGCATTTACAATGATAGTTCGATAGCGATTGAATACTTAAAGCGAAAATATAACGCCCGTGTTCTTTATGTAGACACCGATGCTCATCATGGTGATGGCGTGCAATGGGCTTTTTACGACGACCCTGATGTATGTACATTATCCATTCATGAAACAGGACGTTATCTCTTTCCTGGAACCGGCAATGTAAATGAAAAAGGCCAAGGTCAAGGTTATGGTTTTTCAATCAATGTTCCGTTAGATGCCTTTACAGAAGACGAATCCTTTATGGAAGTTTATGAAACTAGCTTCAAAGAAGTTATTGAATTTTTCAAGCCTGATGTTATCTTAACTCAAAATGGTGCTGATGCTCATCATTTTGATCCATTAACTCACCTTTGTGCATCAATAGAGTCCTATAAAAAAATTCCTCGACTTGCTCATCAACTCGCTCATCAATATTGTAATGGTAGATGGATCGCAGTAGGTGGAGGCGGCTATGATATTTGGAGAGTCGTTCCTAGAGCATGGGGGTATATTTGGTTAGAGATGACAAACCAAACTAGTTTAGCACAGGGAAAGTTACCGCAAGAATGGCTAGATGCTTGGAGTTCAAAATCTGAAACGTCATTGTTACCTTCTTGGCAAGACCCACCCAACTTATTTACACCGATTCCGAGAAAAACAGAAATTACAGAAAAAAATAAAAAGATGTTAGAAAAAGCACTGTATCATATACGAACTGAAATGAAAACGCAATCATAAAAAAACGGCAAAGCCGTCTTTGACTAATTGCGATGTGCGAAGCCACTGCCCTCTCTTGAAAAGTATATTAATAAGTGTACTTCTTATTAATATACGCGCAGTGAGCGAAACCATCGCCCTACCTGATCTAGCTTAAAAGACATCTATGAGCATCTAAATTTTTTATACTTTCTTATCTTTTAATAAAAGGCGTGACAAAAAGGTAGGCAGTTTACCTTTTTGTCACGCCCTCTTTTAACTAGTTTTGTCTCGTTTTCTTATTGCTAAAGTGATTATGTTATAACTGACTGACGATATGTTTAACCATGGCATGTGATTGAGTAGAAGCGAGCACTGTAAATTCTTCAAAACTCATTTGAGCTTCATGATTGGCCTTATCTGAGATCGAGCGAATAATAACAAATGGAATTTCATTAAGCGCTGCTACTTGTGCGACTGCAGCTCCCTCCATTTCCACACAAGTACCTTGAAACTGCTCATGAAGTGATAACACTAAATGGTGGTCAGCAATAAACTGGTCCCCACTCAAAATCTTCCCTCTTTTTGTTTTTCCCTTAATGACGGCAGCTGCTTTCTCTGCAAGAGTAACTAGTTGCTCATCCGCGATAAATTCTGATGAGCGGTGAAACATTGGAATTTCTCCTTTTTTAAAACCTAAAGGACTTGCATCAATATCGTGTTGCATCGCACTTGTAGAAATAACAACATCACCCACATTTAAATCAGGATCAAGTGCTCCTGCAACTCCTGTGAATATGATGTTATCTACCAAGAATTTATCTATCAATAATTGTGTTGTAATGCTCGCATTGACTTTGCCTACTCCTGATTTACAAAGCACTATATTTCTTCCTTGATATGTACCTTCATAAAATGTAATTTGTGCGTAAACGACTTCATGTGAGATGATCATTTCCTCTTTTAGAAGTGCAATTTCTTCATCCATTGCTCCGATAATTCCAATTTTCATATGTTCAACTCCTATTCTGGTTGATACGCTTCTTTGCAAATTTTTCCTTATAATAAAGAGGTGACTCAAAAAGGATATTAACTAAGAGCACTGTAAAAAGTTATACCGACTTTTTCAGTGCCCTCCTCTATTAACTACCTTTTTAAATCAGCCTCAAGTCATTAAAAATCACCATTCGCTTTTGGATCTGAGATTACAATAACGACTCTTCGATTTAACTGTAAATTGTCCTCCGTTGTGTTCGGAGCAACGGGTTGTGTGTCTCCGTAGCCAATAGCCACAAAACGATTTGAATTGAGATTATGTTCGTCAACAAGGTATCGAATCACACTGCTAGCTCTAGCTCCTGATAACTCCCAGTTCGATGGAAAGCGAAACGTAGAAATTGGTCTTGCATCAGTATGACCTTCTACCTTCACAAGATTAGGAACTGATTTTAACAGTGTTCCAACCTTGTCTAAAAACAATTCAGCATCTGGTAAAATATCTGCTTCCCCGGAAAGAAAAACTGCTTTTTCTTGTAAAACTAAAACAACTCCTCGGTCATCCCTAGTTGCTGATATCATATCCGTTAGCTTATGTTTTTCTAAAAAACGTTGTACTTCTTTTAAAAGGTCATCCATTTCATCGACAACCTCTTCAATTTCCTCTACTGTCGGTTCACTCTTTTCTTCTTCTAATGAATGATCAAGTTCAACAGCTGATGGAAGAAAGTCTAGCACTTGTCTTTGTTGAAATGATTCGGCAATGACTCTAAACTTCTCAGCATCAACCACAGACATTGAGAATAATAGAATAAAGAATACTAGAATTAATGTCATCATATCCGAAAAGGTTACCATCCACTTTGGTGCACCTTTATCATTTTGTTGCTTCCTACGCCTGAACATTAGACGAAGCTCCTGATAGTTTACTTAGTTTAACATGATTTGGGATAAAAGCACTTAACTTTTCTTCTAGGATTTTAGGATTTTGACCTGATTGAACTCCGATTACTCCTTCTACAATAATCTGCTTAAAAAATACTTCTTCATCCGTTTTATTCTCAAGCTTCGCTGCTATTGGTAAAAATACAAGGTTCGCCAAAACCGTTCCGTATAAAGTGGTTAATAACGCAATCGCCATACTTGGTCCAAGCTTTGCTGGGTCATTTAAATTTTGAAGCATAATGACAAGTCCGATTAACGTTCCAATCATTCCCCAAGCAGGGGCGTATTCACCCATCTTTAAGAACAACACTCTACCCTTGCGATGTCTTTCTTCCATTGCTACCACCTCAGCCATCATAATATCTTTTATGACTTCAGGCTCGATTCCATCCACTGCAAGTAATACACCCTTTTTTATAAAAGGGTTTTTCACAGTTTCGATTCCAGCTTCAAGAGCAAGAAGACCCTCTCTTCTCGCCTTCCCCGAAAGCTCCACAAAAGTGTCCACTAAATCTTGTATACTTTGTTCTTCCTGGTGAAAAGCTTCACTAAGAACCTTTGGGATCGTTTTCAGGTCTGTCCACGAAAAGTTAATAAGCACTGCAGCAACGGTTCCACCAAATACGATGAGAATCGATGCAATTTGAATAAAAAAGACAAGACCAGAAATACCTGAATTTGAAAAAACGGCAAGAAGCAAAACGGATATCCCTATAAAAATACCTAGTAAAGTTAATATGTCAAACTTTCTCATGTCTCTCTCCCAACTGCTAGTACCAACTAATTCGAAGTCGATTTACGAAATTCAATTCGATGAGGTAGCTCAACAATATGGTCCTGAACTTCCTCTTTATTCATGTATTTCGTCAATAATCGCATGGATACAGCACCGATGTCATACATTGGTTGAACAACAGTAGAAAGTGTTGGTCGAACCATCGTTGCTAGTCTAGTGTTATCAAATCCAATGACTTCAAAATCATCTGGTATATGATAGCCTTTATCTTGTGCTCCATGAATGATTCCTAGAGCCATTTCATCTGAAGAAGCAAATATTGCGGTAGGCTTGTCTTCCATTTCAAGAAAACTATCCATTGCTTCAATTCCCGAATCATACGTATAGTCTCCAATTTTCACTAAGCTTTCATCAAAAGGAATTCCTGATTTTTCAAGAGCTTCTCGGTAACCAGCAAATTTTTGAAATCCATTTACAGGGTCCTCTAGCGAACCTGATAACATACCAATCCTCTTATGCCCATTAGCGATAAGATGAGTTACCGCATCAGCAACAGCTTGTTTATAATCAATAATAACTGAAGGCAATGATTTTTCTTTATCTAAAGTTGCAGCAAGTACAATAGGAACAGGAGAACGCTTTAATTCATCCGCAAGTTCATCACGAATTTGAGCTCCCATGAAAATAATTCCATCTACTTGCTTTTCCAACAACGTATTTATCAGATGAATCTCTTTATCCTTGTTTTGATCAGAGTTACATAAGATAATGTTATACTTGTACATCGTAGCAATATCTTCAATTCCCCTTGCTAGCTCTGCAAAAAAGATGCTAGAAATATCCGGGATAATAACACCTACTGTTGTTGTTTTCTTACTAGCTAACCCACGTGCAACTGCATTTGGACGGTAGCCTAATCTTTCAATTGCTTCTAGTACTTTCTTTCTAGTTGCTGGTTTTACATTTGGGTTTCCATTCACTACCCGAGAAACCGTTGCCATTGACACCCCAGCTTCTCTAGCCACATCATATATTGTTGTATTCACATTGACCCTCCTTAAGGTATAAATACACGTCTATTATTTTCAAGATTGTTACTGTAATCATACGACACATTGAGGAGGTCCGCAATCTCTTTACATTACTTATATCGACAGAAAAAGCAATATTTTTAATGAAATGTCGAATTTCCATTGTGTCCTTCTTAATTTCCATACCCTTATATTCCCACATTACTCTTTTAATATAAGAAAAACGGCAAAGTCGTTTTTCTTATGCGATGTGTGAAGCCACTGCCCTCTTTTAAAAAGTGCTTTATTAAGTGCACTTTTTAGTAAAGTACGTGCAGTGTGCAGAGCCATCGCTCTTCCTTGAGTAACCATAAAATCTTATTCTTCCATAGAATAATCTCTACCTCTTTTAAAAGTCACACAAAATTAGGGTTCTTTTGTGTGACCCGTAGAGAGCGGATCCAGTGCTCTGCCTTGCGAAACAGATGGATTTTTTATATAGACAAAGAGGGTATCCCAAAAGGCTATTAACCTTTGGGACACCCTCCGCTGTTATATTAAAGTTTATATAGCCCAGATGCTCTTAACTCTGAGATAAACTCTTTGAACTCATCGATGTTCATTTGTTGTGCTGAATCTGAAAGCGCTACTGCCGGATCAGGGTGAACCTCAGCCATAACAACATCTGCACCAATTGCTAACGCTGCTTTTGCAGTAGGAAGTAACAAATCTTTTCTTCCAGTTGAATGCGTCACGTCTACCATAACAGGAAGGTGAGTTTCTTTTTTAAGAATAGGAACAGCAGAAATATCTAACGTATTTCTTGTTGCCTTTTCATACGTTCGAATTCCTCTTTCACAAAGCATAATATTTGTGTTTCCTTTAGAGATGATATATTCAGCCGCATGAATAAACTCATCAATAGTAGCTGATAATCCGCGTTTTAATAGAACTGGTTTATCAACAGAACCCGCAACTTTCAATAACTCAAAGTTATGCATGTTTCTTGCACCAATTTGAATAACATCAACATAATCTAAAGCTACTTCAATGTCTTCTGGTCGAACGATTTCACTAATAATCGCCATATCATATTCATTAGCTACTTGTTTAAGAATTTGTAATCCTTCAAGACCAAGACCTTGGAAATCATAAGGTGACGTTCTAGG is a window from the Bacillus alkalicellulosilyticus genome containing:
- the motS gene encoding flagellar motor protein MotS → MFRRRKQQNDKGAPKWMVTFSDMMTLILVFFILLFSMSVVDAEKFRVIAESFQQRQVLDFLPSAVELDHSLEEEKSEPTVEEIEEVVDEMDDLLKEVQRFLEKHKLTDMISATRDDRGVVLVLQEKAVFLSGEADILPDAELFLDKVGTLLKSVPNLVKVEGHTDARPISTFRFPSNWELSGARASSVIRYLVDEHNLNSNRFVAIGYGDTQPVAPNTTEDNLQLNRRVVIVISDPKANGDF
- a CDS encoding bifunctional 3-deoxy-7-phosphoheptulonate synthase/chorismate mutase; translation: MSNELEQLRTQLDDVNLKILELINERASLVQEIGKVKGKQGVTRFDPVRERDMLDLIEKHNKGPFETPAIQHLFKQIFKASLKLQEDDKKKVLLVSRKNKAEDTVVDLKGELVGDGTQRLVMGPCAVESYEQVAAVAKAMKEQGVRLLRGGAFKPRTSPYDFQGLGLEGLQILKQVANEYDMAIISEIVRPEDIEVALDYVDVIQIGARNMHNFELLKVAGSVDKPVLLKRGLSATIDEFIHAAEYIISKGNTNIMLCERGIRTYEKATRNTLDISAVPILKKETHLPVMVDVTHSTGRKDLLLPTAKAALAIGADVVMAEVHPDPAVALSDSAQQMNIDEFKEFISELRASGLYKL
- the motP gene encoding flagellar motor protein MotP, with amino-acid sequence MRKFDILTLLGIFIGISVLLLAVFSNSGISGLVFFIQIASILIVFGGTVAAVLINFSWTDLKTIPKVLSEAFHQEEQSIQDLVDTFVELSGKARREGLLALEAGIETVKNPFIKKGVLLAVDGIEPEVIKDIMMAEVVAMEERHRKGRVLFLKMGEYAPAWGMIGTLIGLVIMLQNLNDPAKLGPSMAIALLTTLYGTVLANLVFLPIAAKLENKTDEEVFFKQIIVEGVIGVQSGQNPKILEEKLSAFIPNHVKLSKLSGASSNVQA
- a CDS encoding 5'-methylthioadenosine/adenosylhomocysteine nucleosidase, with the protein product MKIGIIGAMDEEIALLKEEMIISHEVVYAQITFYEGTYQGRNIVLCKSGVGKVNASITTQLLIDKFLVDNIIFTGVAGALDPDLNVGDVVISTSAMQHDIDASPLGFKKGEIPMFHRSSEFIADEQLVTLAEKAAAVIKGKTKRGKILSGDQFIADHHLVLSLHEQFQGTCVEMEGAAVAQVAALNEIPFVIIRSISDKANHEAQMSFEEFTVLASTQSHAMVKHIVSQL
- the ccpA gene encoding catabolite control protein A, which encodes MNTTIYDVAREAGVSMATVSRVVNGNPNVKPATRKKVLEAIERLGYRPNAVARGLASKKTTTVGVIIPDISSIFFAELARGIEDIATMYKYNIILCNSDQNKDKEIHLINTLLEKQVDGIIFMGAQIRDELADELKRSPVPIVLAATLDKEKSLPSVIIDYKQAVADAVTHLIANGHKRIGMLSGSLEDPVNGFQKFAGYREALEKSGIPFDESLVKIGDYTYDSGIEAMDSFLEMEDKPTAIFASSDEMALGIIHGAQDKGYHIPDDFEVIGFDNTRLATMVRPTLSTVVQPMYDIGAVSMRLLTKYMNKEEVQDHIVELPHRIEFRKSTSN
- a CDS encoding acetoin utilization protein AcuC — encoded protein: MISDAAFVFSQEQLSYRFNKDHPFNHLRLSLTYDLLEKMGAISPENIVEPRIATDEEIALVHDEKFIDAVKNASKGLLSEAVAANYGLGTEDTPIFENMHDAAALLVGGTLTAVDLVMENKVSHALNLGGGLHHGFRGKASGFCIYNDSSIAIEYLKRKYNARVLYVDTDAHHGDGVQWAFYDDPDVCTLSIHETGRYLFPGTGNVNEKGQGQGYGFSINVPLDAFTEDESFMEVYETSFKEVIEFFKPDVILTQNGADAHHFDPLTHLCASIESYKKIPRLAHQLAHQYCNGRWIAVGGGGYDIWRVVPRAWGYIWLEMTNQTSLAQGKLPQEWLDAWSSKSETSLLPSWQDPPNLFTPIPRKTEITEKNKKMLEKALYHIRTEMKTQS